A stretch of DNA from Apis cerana isolate GH-2021 linkage group LG8, AcerK_1.0, whole genome shotgun sequence:
TCTACAATAGCctgatatatttctataatgttttgatatcatttaaaaGGAAATACTATCCACTTATTATGTGACATGtcaggaaaaaagaaacgaatggaAATTTGATGCTTATGTACTCAATAATCAAGACATATGAAAGAGTAATTGtagctatatattttttaagttaataactgttcataatttttgaaataattaatttctattttaaaatatatttgcaataaaattattacaaatatagttttgttaaatatttaaatttagaataagaactgataattcttatatttatatttatataagttatttatttataattatttatagttatattttaatttagaagaatatttaaatataaaatagtttaacAAAAAATGTCAAATTCAATTCCGAATTGAATTCCTAGTTTTATTGATccatagatttttctttcaaaattctaattataatttacaaatatttgatttatatatgtcTTACGTAATTATAAAGACTaaagaatctttttctttaataaatataagtaataagtagtataaaatagtaaaatttaacCTAATATTGACGTCATTAAACTTATTTAacgtattatatacattatttcgtTACACTTGTAAAGCTGCAACTAATCTTCGATTcccgatatttatttttaacttcacAATTTTTACGAGTGATTTTGATGGCTTTCTTTTCCATacgcatttaaaatatttaaaatattttatcaaattttgcaTTGAGTATTACATTGtactattgtatattatactattagtataattttatttaataagtattgcttttaataaaaataaatttattaataatagtatactGTCTCAATATACAACTGTAAATGGATGCAATATCCAAAGTAATATcgcaaatgtaattttataatgttgaaggtcattcattttcatattatttacgcACTTGCagttatatatcaatttgttttcatttttttttctttttttttttttctctttttttctttagcacATATGCATTTATAATGTGCATCATAGTGATTGCTATTGTAAAATAGACTTTTATAgacttaaaatgaaatatataatattttctatcatcctaaatattataatgattttgcaATCTAttgcagaaaaattaattttaaataattgaaatataatttaaaattttattgtaatcttattttttccattttttcatttatttttttctcgtttgtttttaaatatagaaaataaagaaaaaaaaatataaatgtacatgataataatgaaatagttgAATGGAaagattataatgttataaaattcaaaaataattcagaaatatttattcaatgtgAATAAcattactaattttttcaCAAACATTTCTATTACACGAATCAAATCATAATGCAATCGATTGTAGTTCTTAAATAAAACGTATCGCACGTTTCTATGGTCGTTACCAAAGTGATTCGGTActagaaaattgatttatgttGTTATTCCACATGAGTTGCGCTTAAAcgcaatatttaatcaaaatatgcaTCAaagttaacaatatttattttgttttttaatgattaaataaaattaaaaaaatatcgggaaaagtaattaaattgaagaattatcataattatgaaagcataaaaatataaagaaatatattttatatcattacagATATTCCTCCTTCTGTTCCTGATTCTCTATGTTTCAAGCTACGCCTTAATTGCGAAGTTTCGACGAAGAGACCGTGAAGATTATTTTTCCGTGGATGAAGATGAAGCAACGGTTTACAGAATCAGTCTTTGGTTATGTACCGTTGCTCTGGCGGTTTCTGTTGGAGCAACCTTGCTGCTTCCGGTTTCGATTGCAAGCAACGAAGTGTTGATATTATATCCGAACAGTTATTATGTTAAGTGGCTCAATAGCTCACTTATACAAGGTATAAATGCATgagtcatttataaaaaaatttatctattattgtattataatttttgaaaagagataataagaaatctttaatttttttttaaatattataatagaaatcatttaaaaatatataaaaatataattataactttttaacaattaGGTCTATGGAATCATGTATTcctcttttcaaatttatctctCTTCGTATTTTTACCGTTTGCATATTTATTCACTGAATCAGAAGGATTTATTGGATATAGAAAGGTAAAATCAATAAAGtgataaaaaactaataaaattgataaatttatagattaagtttttcagaaaaaattaattcttaattgcaGGGTTTAATGGCTAGAGTTTATGAAACTGTGACAGTTCTTTGTTTATTGGGAACACTTGTATTAGGAATGACATATGTTTTATCAGCACTAATAGATTATCAGAAATCTAGCCTACACACATTGCTCAGtatgatatataaagaatatataattttttaaaaataaatgtgtaaaaattataattataataaaattataatataatattttctagattTATGGAGTTACTATTTGCCTTTTCTTTACTCTTGCGTTTCTTTTGTTGGAGTTGTTATGTTATTGCgtaagtttaataattaaatcgtaaaaaattattataatataaatttattaaaaatataaaaaaacatccatatttcgttaaaataataataaaatcataatttattcttgcaGTATGTACACCAATGGGATTTGTACAATTATTCGGAGTAGTTGGCTCATTTCTCGTAAAACCACAGTtcctaaaaaatttagatgaaGAATTCTCTGCATATAGATTAGAGGAAGATTGTATTCGTAGAAGGtcaactatttattattattttcgtaatctttaaattttaaattcattattttataaaaattattgcatgTACAGATTACAACATGCGAAAGCGACGGGGAAATCATATGTTTCGCCAGTGCCTATGTCGATATTAACTTGTGGTTTAATATTCGAAGATGATGAATTTCTTAAAGCAAATCCAAACTTAATGTGCTTAAGAAATGGTGCTCTCCAGAATGGATTAActcaatatttgaaaaatattcagaaacgAAGGAATATTTTGGATCAGCAAAGGCGAACGTGGTGGGTTCGACGAACTTTGCTATATCCTTTGGCCATGTTAGTATTATTTATGCTTTCCACTGCCACAGCTTTGTTAGCAGTTCAAAACACATTAGAATTGCTGATTGGTATTAAAGCATTACCTTTGAGTACAAGGGTtagtatacaaattattacatattaattactacatattaaataagaaaggaatgaaatttttattttgaattgcataatcaaacaataatatgtttaatgaATTCTTAGCAATTCACTCTAGGTATCAGCTCATTATCGAAATTAGGTCCTATTGGAGCCGCAATTGAAGTGGCAGTAATTTTGTATCTAGCTGCTACGAGCGCAATAGGTTTGTACACACTTCCTGGTGTTAAACGCGTTCGACCTCGACTTCATTCCACACCTCTTATTCACCTTATTGCAAATTGTGCTCTTCTTCTTGTATTGAGTTCAGCGTTACCATTGTTGTCTAGAATATTaggtaattctattttttaataatttgaaatgaattcaaataaataaatttatcattaattttataataattttataaataatgcattTTTGGGTTATTTATTTCAGGTATGACGAACTTTGATTTGCTCGGCGATTTTGGTCGTATTGAATGGCTTGGTAATTTCAAATTagtactattttataatttaatttttgctacGGCAGCGATTAGTTGTCTAGTAAggaaatttactattattataaatttatggcGACTGTTCGCAAAGAAATTTATGCCAGATTAAGGAGTAGTTTAAtaggaatttttaagaatgacggtaagaaaaattgtataggAATATGTCCTACGAAAGAAGATTAGACTGACTTCCGTTGtaaagagagaataaaaattaatattctacgttaaataaaaaaatggaacttaaaaatgtgaatttttgtattcgcataatgttaataatatagatgtGTACAACAATATGTGTGtgcgagagagaaaatatatctaaaactGTTTGGAATTCcgcatttgtaaaatattttaattttgatagcacttgatattcataaaatgtattcaaatttatttaagcaaaattcaattatatatgttaaatatgttATCATATGTATAGTCCGTCCAgagatgaataattataaattattgtgtcAATCGGCAATACCAATTAAAACTGTGGTTACACTAGAtgcgaattttttataaattaataaacaattcgcTTATTCGCTTGCAGTATAACCATCTATAAGAATACtatttaattgtttgtttTTGTCTATTACGATTGTAGATATTATGCCTATTCCTATGTCAATGcctatgatttttaaattcgatatataattttcaattataggcaataaaattttaaattataagcaataaaaattattgattagcttttataaatgtatattataatttaataatttataatttagaatatatttgctttctaatttattattacgaaattattgattaatttgaataaactttaacattttagataaaaattattgtcaactatttaaaatcttatagtaATATGCATTTTCTTGCATATATCTTAACTTGCTTGTTCCAgttttcagaatatttatagtttttttcatttatgaatgTTTTTACTGATTTTATAAACACATTCTCTGAACAGACCATACATAACATTTTGTGCGTGTATATTgtgcgtatatgtatatgtgtgtatgtgtacaATCATTTAatcacaattaattatttattatacaatcactattttaataattatttactcaaaatatacataccaATCTTGTATAAGAAACTTTACTTAGTATATGAACTCAAAATAAAGACAACGCAATATTGTGATAAAGACACATATGTAGAAGTGTctacgaaataaaagaattctcaatatagaattttttactctattattattagaaatgaaaaacaaatgttaaaatttctttttttaaatagtgattgttgtttaaatataaatattaaatacattaattaagtataaattaatgtttagattacatttttagaaatttcaatgatgaattttcattctttagaAAAGGATGTATAGGCCCTCAAATATGcctaatttaattcttcaatcaaataatataaaaaaaaaatgtaaaaaattatattgtactgTATtgtataatagttttaatttaataattgcgtTTGAATGCATTTTATCGATcaagtaatttttatgaaaaatcataagtttgttaaaagttttttaaatgtaaatacacTTATAACAAACATAATATGCATTTTAAAATGCACACAGACTGCATCTatgataacatttaaattttaaaatgttatcatTTTGACTGacttattttgttaattcatTACTGAAATCTAgtgctttaaaattatttatttagcttaaaaaattctttttgtttcttaattgcgtttaatatttgataagcaatgaaataatatcttacCCAAATATACTATGTGATATGTATCTTGTCAAAGAGACAATATGatgttaagaaaaagaaaacagtaAAAATATACTCATTaactaattattaacatatttaatcaGAATAGTATCTcaggatataaaatattgtttaatacttgttaacatatgtatatttccaCATATGTGTGGATTTGTTTATAAGATTTGAATTCTCTATTGGGAATTCTTTGTACGCATAAGTAgattcgtaaataaaaaataataattttacaacatacagatgtaaaaaaatatttactattacttttacttttaaacaacaaaaaaataaaatttaaagttttattttaatatattatatattatatatatatatatatat
This window harbors:
- the LOC107996977 gene encoding LOW QUALITY PROTEIN: protein Lilipod (The sequence of the model RefSeq protein was modified relative to this genomic sequence to represent the inferred CDS: deleted 2 bases in 1 codon), translated to MEDEADLREQLFHNTVRENIIFLLLFLILYVSSYALIAKFRRRDREDYFSVDEDEATVYRISLWLCTVALAVSVGATLLLPVSIASNEVLILYPNSYYVKWLNSSLIQGLWNHVFLFSNLSLFVFLPFAYLFTESEGFIGYRKGLMARVYETVTVLCLLGTLVLGMTYVLSALIDYQKSSLHTLLNLWSYYLPFLYSCVSFVGVVMLLLCTPMGFVQLFGVVGSFLVKPQFLKNLDEEFSAYRLEEDCIRRRLQHAKATGKSYVSPVPMSILTCGLIFEDDEFLKANPNLMCLRNGALQNGLTQYLKNIQKRRNILDQQRRTWWVRRTLLYPLAMLVLFMLSTATALLAVQNTLELLIGIKALPLSTRQFTLGISSLSKLGPIGAAIEVAVILYLAATSAIGLYTLPGVKRVRPRLHSTPLIHLIANCALLLVLSSALPLLSRILGMTNFDLLGDFGRIEWLGNFKLVLFYNLIFATAAISCLVRKFTYYKFMATVRKEIYARLRSSLIGIFKNDGKKNCIGICPTKED